A single window of Jiangella alkaliphila DNA harbors:
- a CDS encoding YhfT family protein: MTLLAATDTASVSFDAWQSVLVIVLCAFAALIANAALAVFNDGARPFLLDYIQGRSTRLATATIVTGLSAGFIFGLGAPMALSTGVLNPWLVFLPVEIIGLIAPWRWLAATGGAAWGAVCVFGLNAANSAATSLPIDFVTALQQISTPILWLFTLFPVLAITRQFGRAKGLITFGAEVAMILLSMNVWPDLFPGSLAMALGVIMLLGFALTQDRTARRVEQLVLAGGSAADRAEHEERQAATAAASDQLFGPNAERLRRNVIPLGILGGMVAALAASGIFGGGEATSFLVADGTYGEAAQVDFLRAFGFVPLIATTALASGAYAMAGFTFVYPIGYLAHIWVDAWPLALAIAFVLGALVMSAEVLLLSAVGRWLQHWPSVRESADHIRHAITESLSLAILVGSLMAGLAMGGGLGIALVGGLYLLNESMGRPIVRMAAGPTAVIVGGIVLNLLHLVDLVQPVAG, translated from the coding sequence ATGACGCTCCTCGCCGCCACCGACACGGCGTCGGTCTCGTTCGACGCCTGGCAGAGCGTGCTGGTCATCGTGCTGTGCGCGTTCGCGGCGCTGATCGCGAACGCCGCGCTCGCGGTCTTCAACGACGGCGCCCGGCCGTTCCTGCTCGACTACATCCAGGGCCGGTCCACCCGGCTGGCCACCGCGACGATCGTCACCGGGCTCTCGGCCGGGTTCATCTTCGGGCTCGGCGCGCCGATGGCGCTGTCGACCGGAGTGCTCAACCCGTGGCTGGTGTTCCTGCCGGTGGAGATCATCGGCCTGATCGCGCCGTGGCGGTGGCTCGCGGCCACCGGCGGCGCGGCGTGGGGCGCCGTCTGCGTCTTCGGCCTCAACGCCGCCAACTCGGCCGCGACGTCGCTGCCGATCGACTTCGTCACGGCCCTGCAACAGATCTCGACCCCGATCCTCTGGCTGTTCACGCTGTTCCCGGTGCTGGCGATCACCCGCCAGTTCGGCCGCGCGAAGGGCCTGATCACGTTCGGCGCCGAGGTCGCGATGATCCTGCTGTCGATGAACGTCTGGCCGGACCTGTTCCCGGGGTCGCTGGCCATGGCGCTCGGCGTGATCATGCTGCTCGGGTTCGCGCTGACCCAGGACCGGACCGCCCGGCGGGTCGAGCAGCTGGTGCTGGCCGGCGGTTCCGCGGCCGACCGGGCCGAGCACGAGGAGCGGCAGGCCGCGACCGCCGCGGCGTCGGACCAGCTGTTCGGGCCTAACGCGGAGCGGCTGCGCAGGAACGTGATCCCGCTGGGCATCCTCGGCGGCATGGTCGCGGCGCTGGCCGCCAGCGGCATCTTCGGCGGCGGCGAGGCCACCAGCTTCCTCGTCGCCGACGGCACCTACGGCGAGGCCGCCCAGGTCGACTTCCTGCGCGCCTTCGGCTTCGTGCCGCTCATCGCCACGACGGCGCTGGCCTCGGGCGCGTACGCGATGGCCGGGTTCACCTTCGTCTACCCGATCGGCTATCTCGCCCACATCTGGGTGGACGCCTGGCCGCTGGCGCTCGCGATCGCGTTCGTGCTAGGCGCGCTGGTCATGTCGGCCGAGGTGCTGCTGCTCAGCGCCGTCGGCCGGTGGTTGCAGCACTGGCCGAGCGTGCGCGAGTCGGCCGACCACATCAGGCACGCGATCACTGAGTCGCTGTCGCTGGCGATCCTGGTCGGCTCACTGATGGCCGGCCTGGCCATGGGCGGCGGCCTCGGCATCGCGCTGGTCGGCGGCCTGTACCTGCTCAACGAGTCGATGGGACGTCCGATCGTGCGGATGGCGGCCGGCCCGACCGCGGTCATCGTCGGCGGCATCGTGCTCAACCTGCTGCATCTGGTCGACCTCGTGCAGCCGGTGGCGGGCTGA
- a CDS encoding phosphotriesterase family protein, whose protein sequence is MPIRTAGGRVLAPADVPGTVLAHEHLVVDLTRFGDAEARVSDDAAVAAELAAARSTGGLGLVVDLTGRAMGGDPARARAIAERAGVEVVLATGWYYERFHPDGEPGDSVEQATRLLVDDIGGGLGGGIRPGVIGEIGSSGERATPAERVGLLAAAGAALRTGLSVATHAHLGRGGLEQLDLLTSAGLPPHRISIGHQDLIDDPGQHRAIAAAGAYVAFDTVGKASYQPDEKRIELLLALLEAGHARHVLLSNDISRDAYLTSRGGPGFGHVLGPFRAELAARGIDPTDLDLLYRENALRWLDGTEHP, encoded by the coding sequence ATGCCGATCCGGACGGCCGGCGGCCGGGTGCTCGCGCCGGCGGACGTGCCCGGCACGGTCCTCGCGCACGAGCACCTGGTCGTGGACCTCACTCGGTTCGGCGACGCCGAGGCGCGGGTCAGCGACGACGCCGCGGTGGCGGCCGAGCTGGCCGCGGCCCGGAGCACGGGCGGGCTGGGCCTCGTCGTCGACCTGACCGGCCGCGCGATGGGCGGCGACCCGGCGCGGGCCCGCGCCATCGCCGAGCGGGCCGGCGTCGAGGTGGTGCTCGCGACCGGCTGGTACTACGAGCGGTTCCACCCCGACGGCGAGCCCGGCGACTCCGTCGAGCAGGCGACGCGACTGCTGGTGGACGACATCGGCGGCGGGCTCGGCGGCGGGATCCGCCCCGGCGTGATCGGCGAGATCGGCAGCAGCGGCGAGCGGGCCACTCCGGCCGAACGGGTCGGCCTGCTGGCCGCCGCCGGTGCCGCGTTGCGGACCGGCCTGTCCGTCGCGACCCACGCCCACCTCGGGCGCGGCGGGCTGGAACAGCTCGACCTGCTCACGTCCGCGGGCCTCCCGCCGCACCGCATCTCGATCGGCCACCAGGACCTCATCGACGACCCCGGGCAGCACCGGGCCATCGCGGCCGCCGGCGCGTACGTCGCGTTCGACACCGTCGGCAAGGCGTCGTACCAGCCGGACGAGAAGCGGATCGAGCTGCTGCTCGCCCTGCTGGAGGCCGGCCACGCCCGGCACGTGCTGCTCAGCAACGACATCTCCCGCGACGCCTACCTGACCAGCCGCGGCGGGCCGGGCTTCGGCCACGTGCTCGGCCCGTTCCGCGCCGAGCTGGCCGCCCGCGGCATCGACCCCACGGACCTCGACTTGCTGTACCGAGAAAACGCGCTGCGCTGGCTGGACGGAACGGAGCACCCATGA
- a CDS encoding alanine racemase produces the protein MFLAMTERRNPALVEAAIDLHRSGAIEPDTYVIDLDAVDHNAAALAATGARHGVELWFVAKQYGRNPLVTSTVAQHLPLAAAIDHREAAALIGAGARLGNLGHLVQVPRRRLPGLLAERPAYVTAADEQNLAAIAAAAHELGRVQPVLLKIRGAAESTFPGQDGGFEPGDVAGVLDYAARLDGVRVAGATGFPCLSFDVDAGRPRPTGTLDRVLAAAATMRAAGLEPVLSLPSHTSVSTIPQIQRLGGTVGEPGHALTGTTPEHAVDAGLTERPALVYVSEIAQLGSAPSVFGGGFYSRGRARDLLVATGGGRRRATLHDTPAGSIDYYRRFDWTGGGDGARVGDTAVMAFRTQIFVTRSRVAVVAGIGSERPRLDGVFDALGSRVA, from the coding sequence ATGTTCCTGGCGATGACCGAGCGGCGCAACCCGGCGCTCGTCGAGGCCGCGATCGACCTGCACCGCTCCGGCGCCATCGAACCGGACACGTACGTGATCGACCTCGACGCCGTGGACCACAACGCGGCCGCGCTGGCGGCGACCGGCGCGCGGCACGGCGTCGAGCTGTGGTTCGTCGCCAAGCAGTACGGCCGCAACCCGCTCGTCACCTCGACCGTCGCCCAGCACCTCCCGCTGGCCGCCGCGATCGACCACCGAGAGGCCGCCGCGCTGATCGGCGCGGGCGCCCGGCTGGGCAACCTGGGTCACCTGGTCCAGGTGCCGCGGCGCCGGCTGCCCGGCCTGCTGGCGGAACGGCCCGCCTACGTCACCGCGGCGGACGAGCAGAACCTGGCCGCCATCGCCGCAGCCGCGCACGAACTCGGCCGGGTCCAGCCGGTGCTGCTGAAGATCCGCGGCGCGGCGGAGTCGACGTTCCCCGGCCAGGACGGCGGCTTCGAACCCGGCGACGTCGCCGGCGTGCTCGACTACGCCGCGCGGCTGGACGGGGTGCGCGTCGCCGGCGCGACCGGCTTCCCCTGCCTGAGCTTCGACGTCGACGCCGGCCGGCCCCGGCCCACGGGCACGCTGGACCGGGTGCTCGCCGCCGCCGCGACGATGCGCGCGGCCGGCCTCGAGCCCGTGCTGTCGCTGCCCAGCCACACCAGCGTCAGCACGATCCCGCAGATCCAGCGGCTCGGCGGCACCGTCGGCGAGCCCGGCCACGCGCTCACCGGCACGACGCCCGAGCACGCCGTCGACGCCGGCCTCACCGAGCGGCCGGCGCTGGTGTACGTCTCGGAGATCGCCCAGCTCGGCTCCGCGCCGAGCGTCTTCGGCGGCGGCTTCTACAGCCGCGGCCGGGCCCGCGACCTGCTCGTCGCCACCGGTGGCGGCCGCCGCCGGGCGACGCTGCACGACACACCGGCGGGCAGCATCGACTACTACCGGCGGTTCGACTGGACCGGCGGCGGCGACGGCGCGCGCGTCGGCGACACGGCGGTCATGGCGTTCCGCACGCAGATCTTCGTCACCCGCTCCCGGGTGGCCGTCGTCGCCGGGATCGGCTCGGAGCGTCCCCGGCTGGACGGCGTGTTCGACGCGCTCGGGAGCCGGGTCGCGTGA
- a CDS encoding DUF2620 family protein: MKIIAGGVAKTEVAEVLRPLLGPDDSVVIGTDMDAAIQLRTGEADYYLGTCHTGAGASLGVLVGLLGSDKTHTFGRSIPSAEAIEAAVDAGNLAFGFALDQVQDVVPALWAVLDARRQGADA; the protein is encoded by the coding sequence ATGAAGATCATCGCTGGTGGAGTTGCGAAGACCGAGGTCGCGGAGGTGCTGCGACCACTGCTCGGACCGGACGACAGCGTCGTCATCGGCACGGACATGGACGCGGCCATCCAGCTGCGCACCGGCGAGGCGGACTACTACCTCGGCACCTGCCACACCGGCGCCGGCGCGAGCCTCGGGGTGCTCGTGGGGCTGCTCGGCTCGGACAAGACGCACACGTTCGGCCGGTCGATCCCCTCCGCCGAGGCGATCGAGGCCGCCGTCGACGCGGGCAACCTCGCCTTCGGCTTCGCCCTGGACCAGGTCCAGGACGTCGTGCCGGCGCTCTGGGCGGTACTGGACGCGAGACGACAGGGGGCGGACGCATGA
- the yhfZ gene encoding GntR family transcriptional regulator YhfZ, which produces MSRIQMLMSKVGTVAHLLAVELSTASAGDRMATVQELSDRFQVGKGTVQAALALLEEAGAVEIRPRGKLGTFVSAIDHGLIWEFAGSRSISVAMPLPYSRRYEGLATGMHAAFQQAGVPLTLMFVRGSTDRMRALREERADFAVMSRFAALSDPELDVVRDFGPHTYVGAHGLVVAQGRTPDDPQLRVAVDPASVDQAELTAAVFPGLPPQRRVEVSYNQLNRYFADGLVDATVWNLDEIDTHISSPVTVHPVEGLADDATTSAVIVARRDAEALPTAVKAALVDDLVRTAADDVVGGRRIPTY; this is translated from the coding sequence ATGTCGCGCATCCAGATGCTGATGTCGAAGGTGGGCACGGTGGCCCACCTGCTGGCCGTCGAGCTGTCGACGGCGTCGGCGGGCGACCGGATGGCGACCGTCCAGGAGCTCAGCGACAGGTTCCAGGTCGGCAAGGGCACCGTCCAGGCGGCGCTGGCACTACTGGAAGAGGCCGGCGCGGTCGAGATCCGCCCGCGCGGCAAGCTGGGCACCTTCGTCTCGGCCATCGACCACGGGTTGATCTGGGAGTTCGCGGGCAGCCGATCGATCTCGGTCGCCATGCCGCTGCCGTACTCGCGCCGCTACGAGGGCCTCGCGACGGGGATGCATGCGGCGTTCCAGCAGGCCGGCGTGCCGCTGACGTTGATGTTCGTGCGCGGGTCGACCGACCGCATGCGCGCGCTGCGGGAGGAGCGGGCCGACTTCGCGGTGATGTCGCGGTTCGCCGCGCTCTCCGACCCGGAGCTGGACGTCGTCCGCGACTTCGGCCCGCACACCTACGTCGGTGCGCACGGCCTCGTCGTGGCCCAGGGCCGGACGCCGGACGACCCGCAGCTGCGGGTGGCCGTCGACCCGGCGTCGGTCGACCAGGCCGAGCTGACCGCCGCCGTGTTCCCCGGGCTGCCGCCACAGCGGCGGGTCGAGGTGTCCTACAACCAGCTGAACAGGTACTTCGCCGACGGCCTCGTCGATGCCACCGTCTGGAACCTCGACGAGATCGACACGCACATCTCGAGTCCGGTCACGGTCCATCCGGTCGAGGGGCTCGCGGACGACGCGACCACGTCGGCCGTCATCGTCGCGCGCCGCGACGCCGAGGCGCTGCCGACCGCGGTCAAGGCCGCGCTCGTGGACGACCTCGTGCGGACGGCTGCGGACGACGTCGTGGGCGGCCGGCGGATCCCCACCTACTGA
- a CDS encoding phosphopentomutase, with protein sequence MSPSATVLVLDGFGTGAMPDAAAVRAADAAADTVGAVAAWSVRERGRPLRVPHLAGLGLAALRPDLGDLLAAPVPLLRAAGARAGLGYPGADSFAGHQTLMGADMSHVVLCRLADRIDVVTAALRARGHRVRTLDDGPVLVVDDAALVHDNLEADPGLNWNVSARLDDLDFAAILDIARVVRDVAPVARVIAVGGHSDRPLTDAVRPGPGGTVGLDTPASGFYRNGGLRVQHLGARVDHAHQLPEAAARAGHRVVLIGKAADLLVTDSPVDRRPGVDTPAVLADVAATAGHGLVVANVQQTDLAGHSQDPAAFAGQLEAVDRALPRIVARLGPEDLLVVTGDHGNDPTIGHPFHTREWVPVLAGTGSGASARRGHDLASLADVGASVARWLGLPAHATARGVESELSASQPM encoded by the coding sequence GTGAGCCCGTCGGCCACCGTCCTCGTCCTCGACGGCTTCGGCACCGGCGCGATGCCCGACGCGGCTGCCGTCCGGGCGGCCGACGCCGCGGCGGACACCGTCGGCGCCGTCGCCGCCTGGTCGGTGCGCGAGCGGGGCCGCCCGCTGCGGGTGCCGCACCTGGCCGGGCTGGGGCTGGCGGCGCTGCGGCCGGACCTGGGCGACCTGCTCGCCGCGCCCGTCCCGCTGCTGCGGGCGGCCGGCGCCCGGGCCGGGCTTGGCTACCCCGGCGCGGACTCCTTCGCCGGCCACCAGACGCTCATGGGCGCCGACATGTCCCACGTCGTCCTGTGCCGGCTGGCCGACCGGATCGACGTGGTGACGGCGGCGCTGCGGGCCCGCGGGCACCGGGTGCGGACGCTCGACGACGGCCCCGTCCTCGTCGTCGACGACGCCGCGCTCGTCCACGACAATCTGGAGGCCGACCCCGGCCTGAACTGGAACGTCTCCGCCCGCTTGGACGACCTCGACTTCGCCGCGATCCTCGACATCGCGCGGGTCGTGCGCGACGTGGCGCCGGTCGCCCGCGTCATCGCCGTCGGCGGCCACTCCGACCGGCCGCTGACCGACGCCGTCCGTCCCGGCCCCGGCGGCACCGTTGGGCTGGACACCCCGGCCAGCGGCTTCTACCGCAACGGCGGGCTGCGGGTGCAGCACCTCGGCGCCAGGGTCGACCACGCCCACCAGCTACCCGAGGCGGCCGCCCGGGCCGGCCACCGGGTGGTGCTGATCGGGAAGGCCGCGGACCTGCTGGTGACCGACTCGCCGGTGGACCGGCGACCGGGCGTGGACACCCCCGCCGTCCTGGCCGACGTCGCCGCGACCGCGGGGCACGGGCTGGTCGTGGCGAACGTCCAGCAGACCGACCTCGCCGGGCACTCGCAGGACCCGGCCGCGTTCGCCGGGCAGTTGGAGGCGGTCGATCGCGCGCTGCCCCGGATCGTGGCGCGGCTCGGCCCGGAGGACCTGCTGGTCGTCACCGGCGACCACGGCAACGACCCGACGATCGGTCACCCGTTCCACACCCGCGAGTGGGTCCCCGTCCTGGCGGGGACGGGGTCCGGCGCGTCGGCACGGCGAGGGCACGACCTGGCCTCGCTGGCCGACGTCGGCGCCTCGGTCGCGCGGTGGCTGGGCCTGCCCGCCCACGCGACCGCCCGCGGCGTCGAGTCGGAGCTGAGCGCGTCTCAGCCCATGTAG
- a CDS encoding LysR family transcriptional regulator: protein MAELTLVGLRVVVEVARAGSFSAAAARLGYTQSAVSRQVAVTEKVAETPLFERHARGVRPTAAGEALVRHASRVLDGVATATQELAGMRDRLVIGGFPTAAAVLLPRAIARLTAAHPGLQVRLTEASTPAQLLALRRGRLEVAVLATGDGLPEYDLDGLRLTELRGGGGAGVAVADTHPFAVRDRVEPAELADQAWVVGARVGDAPEFGAWPGIAEPVISFAARDWPTRLGLVAAGLGIALVPGLAAPAMPRGVRWVPVRGDGLGRTAWTATKPDPSAAAQAMVRALEEELGSWATP from the coding sequence GTGGCGGAACTGACCCTGGTCGGCCTGCGCGTCGTCGTCGAGGTCGCGCGGGCGGGCTCCTTCAGCGCGGCCGCGGCGAGGCTGGGGTACACCCAGTCGGCGGTGTCGCGGCAGGTGGCGGTCACCGAGAAGGTCGCGGAGACGCCGCTGTTCGAGCGGCACGCCCGCGGCGTTCGTCCGACCGCGGCCGGCGAGGCGTTGGTCCGGCACGCGAGCCGGGTGCTCGACGGCGTCGCGACGGCGACCCAGGAGCTGGCGGGCATGCGCGACCGCCTCGTCATCGGCGGCTTCCCCACGGCCGCCGCGGTGCTGCTGCCGCGTGCCATCGCCAGGCTGACCGCGGCCCATCCCGGACTCCAGGTGCGGCTCACCGAGGCGTCGACCCCGGCGCAGCTCCTGGCGCTGCGTCGCGGACGCCTCGAGGTGGCCGTCCTCGCGACCGGCGACGGCCTCCCGGAGTACGACCTGGACGGGCTGCGGCTCACCGAGCTGCGCGGCGGAGGCGGTGCCGGGGTCGCCGTCGCCGACACCCACCCCTTCGCGGTACGCGACCGGGTCGAGCCGGCCGAGCTGGCCGACCAGGCGTGGGTGGTCGGCGCGCGTGTGGGCGACGCGCCGGAGTTCGGCGCCTGGCCCGGCATCGCCGAACCGGTGATCTCCTTCGCCGCCCGCGACTGGCCCACCCGGCTGGGGCTCGTCGCCGCGGGTCTCGGGATCGCGCTCGTGCCCGGCCTCGCCGCCCCGGCGATGCCACGCGGCGTGCGCTGGGTCCCCGTCCGCGGCGACGGCCTCGGACGCACCGCGTGGACCGCGACGAAGCCGGACCCCAGCGCAGCCGCGCAGGCGATGGTGCGCGCCTTGGAGGAGGAGCTCGGCTCGTGGGCCACCCCCTAG
- a CDS encoding ester cyclase has translation MTHHFTRDELVARLVRAGELEVAGASQEEIDSYFDTENFAFHGPDGFDTDYAGLTDFFRSLRSAFDDRSIRRGIVIAEGDQIACQTWIEGTFVRPFTHSPAGRLEPTGARVVMDLINIFRFDDRGRLVEEFVRTDNRNFLRQLGVAAA, from the coding sequence ATGACGCACCACTTCACCCGGGACGAACTCGTCGCGCGCCTCGTCCGCGCCGGAGAGCTGGAGGTCGCCGGCGCGAGCCAGGAGGAGATCGACTCCTACTTCGACACCGAGAACTTCGCGTTCCACGGACCGGACGGCTTCGACACCGACTACGCGGGCCTCACCGACTTCTTCCGGTCGCTCCGATCGGCCTTCGACGACCGGAGCATCCGCCGCGGGATCGTCATCGCCGAGGGCGACCAGATCGCCTGCCAGACGTGGATCGAAGGGACCTTCGTGCGCCCGTTCACCCACTCGCCGGCCGGCCGCCTGGAGCCCACCGGCGCCCGCGTGGTGATGGACCTCATCAACATCTTCCGGTTCGACGACCGGGGCCGGCTCGTCGAGGAGTTCGTCCGCACCGACAACCGCAACTTCCTGCGTCAGCTGGGCGTCGCAGCCGCCTGA
- a CDS encoding aminotransferase class V-fold PLP-dependent enzyme translates to MSPTLPETTPLPIATADDALAAQQRLVAAIATHFTDGALFRADVGVVAGLGRPDTTARAEAALAQAFGAEDACLVQGAGTGAIRAALSAGPWSEGQRRIVAHDAPDYSTTATTFRDGLADVARVDFDDDAALDTVLAEDPARWVYVQHSRQRLADRHQPADVIARAVAAGRKVVVDDNYAVYRTPRTGVEHGATASAFSLFKLHGPEGVGVVVGDGELVGRARAANYSGGGQVQGGQALAALQALVMVPLNWAAQAGAVTELAGRLAGGEVPGVVDVRLANAQDLCVVALLDRPVAAQLPAWAARHGAAPFPVGSNSRHEITPLVYRLSSSTLTAQPELADWAVRVNPMRAGAELTARMLRSALAEGDR, encoded by the coding sequence ATGAGCCCTACGCTGCCCGAGACCACCCCGCTGCCCATCGCGACCGCCGACGACGCCCTGGCCGCGCAGCAGCGGCTGGTCGCCGCGATCGCGACCCACTTCACCGACGGCGCGCTGTTCCGCGCCGACGTCGGCGTCGTCGCGGGCCTCGGCCGGCCGGACACGACGGCGCGTGCGGAGGCGGCGCTGGCCCAGGCGTTCGGCGCCGAGGACGCCTGCCTGGTCCAGGGCGCGGGGACCGGCGCGATCCGGGCCGCGCTCTCGGCCGGGCCGTGGTCGGAGGGGCAACGCCGGATCGTCGCCCACGACGCTCCGGACTATTCGACGACAGCGACGACGTTCCGCGACGGCCTGGCCGACGTGGCGCGGGTCGACTTCGACGACGACGCGGCCCTCGACACCGTCCTCGCCGAGGACCCGGCGCGCTGGGTCTACGTCCAGCACTCGCGCCAGCGGCTGGCCGACCGGCACCAGCCCGCCGACGTCATCGCCCGGGCGGTCGCGGCCGGCCGCAAGGTCGTCGTGGACGACAACTACGCGGTCTACCGCACCCCGCGGACCGGCGTCGAGCACGGCGCGACCGCCTCGGCGTTCTCCCTGTTCAAGCTGCACGGCCCCGAGGGCGTCGGTGTGGTCGTCGGCGACGGCGAGCTGGTCGGCCGGGCGCGGGCGGCGAACTACTCCGGCGGCGGCCAGGTCCAGGGCGGCCAGGCGCTCGCGGCCCTGCAGGCGCTGGTGATGGTGCCGCTGAACTGGGCCGCGCAGGCCGGTGCGGTGACGGAGCTGGCCGGCCGGCTGGCGGGCGGCGAGGTGCCCGGCGTCGTCGACGTCAGGCTGGCCAACGCGCAGGACCTGTGTGTCGTCGCGCTGCTGGACCGGCCGGTGGCGGCACAGCTGCCGGCGTGGGCCGCGCGGCACGGCGCGGCGCCGTTCCCCGTCGGGTCCAACTCACGGCACGAGATCACCCCGCTGGTCTACCGGCTGTCGTCGTCGACGCTCACCGCGCAGCCGGAGCTGGCCGACTGGGCGGTCCGGGTGAACCCGATGCGCGCCGGCGCCGAGCTGACCGCCCGGATGCTGCGGTCGGCGCTGGCCGAAGGGGATCGTTGA